The stretch of DNA ACCTCCAACGATTTCAGCAGCGATATCAGAATCTAATTTTCCACATGCTAAGTAATCTAAGAAGAATAATGGTTTAGCACCGTGACATAAAATATCATTGGCACACATAGCGAAACAATCGATTCCAACCGTATCATAAATTTTAGAATCTAAAGCGACTCTTAATTTTGTTCCGACACCATCCGTACCTGAAACTAAAACTGGATTTTTGTATCCACCTAATTGATAGAATGCTCCAAAACTTCCTATTCCGTTTAAAACATTTGCGTTATGCGTTTCAGAAACTGCTTTTTTTATTTTCGATACTGTTTGGTAACCTTCTTCCTTGTCTACCCCAGCTTGTTTATATGTGTTGCTCATTTTTTTGTTGTATTAGTGTAAAATGTATGATGTATTAAGATTTCTACATTTTACATTAGACTTTTTACATTTTACAATTATTCGACCTAACAGCAAGAATTCGATTCTTCTTGATTAGTTAGATGACTATAATTGACAGGATATTTTTCTGTAAAACATCCAAAACAATGGTTTCTACTTCCTAATAATTCCGCTAAATTGTCTACAGATAAGAAATCTAACGAATCCACATCCAAGTAATCTTCCACTTCCTTGATTGATTTGTTTCCTGAAATCAAATCTGCTTTTGTGGGCATATCAATTCCTAAGTAACAAGGGGCGATAATTGGTGGTGATGCTGAACGGAAATGGATTTCTTTAGCGCCTGCTTCTTTTAAAATCTTAATTAATAATTTCGAAGTCGTTCCACGTACTATCGAATCATCTAAGACCACTAATCGTTTTCCTTTGATACGATTTGCAATTGGATTCAATTTTAAGTTCACAACACGTTCACGCATTTCCTGAGATGGAACGATAAACGAACGTGACATATATCGATTTTTAACTAAAATTGGTTCGTATGGAATGCCTGAAGCTTCTGAATAACCAATTGCAGATGGAATACCTGAATCCGGTACACCAATCACTAAATCAGCCTCAACTGGAGATTGTTCATACAATTTACGACCAGATTCAACACGTAAATCATAAATTTCTTTTCCTTCAATATTCGAATCAGGACGAGCGAAATAAATGTACTCAAAAGCACAAATATTTTTTTGAGAAGGTTGATTCAATGAATATGAATGCAATCCATCTTGGTTAACAACAACGATTTCTCCTGGTTCTATATTGCGGATGAACTCTGCTCCAACTGCGTCTAAAGCACAGGTTTCAGAACTAAAGACATAAGCATCTCCTATTTTACCCATACAAAGTGGACGAATACCGTTTGGATCACGGAATGCCGCCAATTGATTATTGGCTAAAAGTAAAACGGAATAAGCTCCTTTGATCTTCTCAGTACCTTTTTGAATAGCCTCTTGGATTTCTAAGTGTGAATATTTTTGGATTGAACGTAAAAGAACTTCTGTGTCAGACGTTGCTAAGAAAGGTAACCCTTCAGCTTCTAATTCTTTTCGTAATCCATCCACTTCGATTAAATTTCCATTATGCGCAATAGAAAAATGAGGTTTACCGTAAATGTTATACGTGTATAAGGGTTGAATATTACGACGGCTACCATCTCCTGCTGTTGTATATCGCGTATGTCCGATAGCGGCATTTCCTTGGTATTCCTCGATTTCATCCTCCATCGTTTTAAACACATCTAAAACTAAACCCGCTTTTTTGACTGTCTTTAGGTTACCGTCTTTTAAGAAAGTAACCCCACACGCTTCTTGTCCACGGTGTTGTAAGGCAAATAAACCAAACTGAGTGATAGAATATGTATTGATGTTGGTTGGTGAATAAATTCCGAAAACTCCGCATTCTTCATTCACCGAGTCAACCGTATCAGCTGCATATTTTTTTAGAATATTACGTTCGTAAAACGCTGTTAAATACTGAGCCTTTAATTGACTTTTGTATGATTTCTTCGTAATCATTTTTTATAGCGCGAAAGGTGGTTATTTTAAAACTTCAGAAAGACGATTGTACACTTCGTGGTATGCCTCAGATACATCACCTAAGTCACGACGGAAACGGTCTTTGTCTAATTTTTTTCCAGTTTCTACATCCCATAAACGGCATGTATCTGGTGAAATCTCGTCTGCTAAGATGATGTTTCCATCCATATCTTTACCAAACTCGATTTTGAAATCGGCTAAGATTAATCCAGCTTTTAAGAATAATTCTTTTAAAGCTTCGTTAATTTTATCTGTTATAGCGTATAATTCTTTTAATTCTTCATACGTCGCTGCTCCTAATAAAACGGCATGGTGATCATTAATTAACGGATCGCCTAATTCGTCTTTTTTGTAGCAAATGTCGAAAATTGTTACCGGAGATTTAGCGCCTTCTTCTAATCCTAAACGTTGTGCCATTGATCCTGCAACGTAGTTACGAACAACCATTTCAATTGGAATAATGGTTACTTTTTTCACTAATTGCTCACGATCATTTAATTGTTCGATGAAGTGTGTTGGGATTCCTTTTTCAATTAAGTAGTTGAAAATTAAAGTAGAAATCTTGTTGTTCATTTCTCCTTTGTCTTCTACTGTCCCACGTTTTTGAGCATTGAAAGCTGTTGCATCGTCTTTGTAGTATACGATTACTTTGTCTGCCTCTTCTGTAGCGTAAACTTGTTTCGCTTTTCCTTCGTAAATGAATTCTTGTTTTGTTAAGCTCATCGTTGCTGTTCTTGTTGTTGTTTGTTGTTTTTGGTTTTGTTTGAAATGAAAAAGTCCACTTCGGTGTTTGTTGTTGTTTGTTTTGAAAGATAACTTGTTCAGGGTTATCTCCTTTTTGTGTGTTGGATCAGTTGCTTGTTCAGGGCATTTGATCAGTGTTTTTGTTTGTCATTAAAAACCTGTTCAAGGTTTTTAATAATTTGATTTCAATTGGTTCAGGATTGAAATCTGTTGTGTTTGCTCTGATAAATCTGAGCAGTATATTTGTTTGTTGTTTGTTCTTTTCTTAGTAGTAAGATATTAGATGTTAGTATTTAGATCTCTTCAATAATCGTCAGTTCGAGTGTTTCAAGTCCTTGACAAAGGATTTGAAATATATCGAGAACTTAGACGATGATTATTTTCATCTTACTTCTCGATACGATTTTCTTTTTCATACGAAACGAAAATCACTCGAAGTGACGAAAATTTAAGTTCTAAGATTCTTCGACAAGCTCAGAATGACAAATTAATCTTGTTTAGTGATTAGCTTAATCATCAGTTCGAGTGTTTCAAATCCTTGACAAAGGATTTGAAATGTATCGAGAACTTAGACGATGATTATTTTCATCTTACTTCTCGATACAATTTTCTTTTTCATACGAAACGAAAATCACTCGAAGTGACGAAAATTTAAGTTCTAAGATTCTTCGACAAGCTCAGAATGACAAATTAATCTTGTTTAGTGAT from Faecalibacter sp. LW9 encodes:
- the purF gene encoding amidophosphoribosyltransferase, producing MITKKSYKSQLKAQYLTAFYERNILKKYAADTVDSVNEECGVFGIYSPTNINTYSITQFGLFALQHRGQEACGVTFLKDGNLKTVKKAGLVLDVFKTMEDEIEEYQGNAAIGHTRYTTAGDGSRRNIQPLYTYNIYGKPHFSIAHNGNLIEVDGLRKELEAEGLPFLATSDTEVLLRSIQKYSHLEIQEAIQKGTEKIKGAYSVLLLANNQLAAFRDPNGIRPLCMGKIGDAYVFSSETCALDAVGAEFIRNIEPGEIVVVNQDGLHSYSLNQPSQKNICAFEYIYFARPDSNIEGKEIYDLRVESGRKLYEQSPVEADLVIGVPDSGIPSAIGYSEASGIPYEPILVKNRYMSRSFIVPSQEMRERVVNLKLNPIANRIKGKRLVVLDDSIVRGTTSKLLIKILKEAGAKEIHFRSASPPIIAPCYLGIDMPTKADLISGNKSIKEVEDYLDVDSLDFLSVDNLAELLGSRNHCFGCFTEKYPVNYSHLTNQEESNSCC
- the purC gene encoding phosphoribosylaminoimidazolesuccinocarboxamide synthase, giving the protein MSLTKQEFIYEGKAKQVYATEEADKVIVYYKDDATAFNAQKRGTVEDKGEMNNKISTLIFNYLIEKGIPTHFIEQLNDREQLVKKVTIIPIEMVVRNYVAGSMAQRLGLEEGAKSPVTIFDICYKKDELGDPLINDHHAVLLGAATYEELKELYAITDKINEALKELFLKAGLILADFKIEFGKDMDGNIILADEISPDTCRLWDVETGKKLDKDRFRRDLGDVSEAYHEVYNRLSEVLK